Proteins encoded together in one Coffea arabica cultivar ET-39 chromosome 2c, Coffea Arabica ET-39 HiFi, whole genome shotgun sequence window:
- the LOC113727247 gene encoding 21 kDa seed protein-like — translation MKQSLLFLSFLLLNSFLSFAAEKPNPVLDHDGDEIRAGVEYYIVSSIRGAGGGGVTYGRSIGNESCPLPVVQEKLDLLRGHPVTFTPVNSKEGVVRVSTDLNIKFSKAAPVCNESNVWKLDFDEELGQHFILTNGVEGNPGCGTIHNWFKIEGPYHKSYRLVFCPTVCNICNVICKDVGVFSDRRLALGGTRSFTVFIQKARSMKNADILKSISSAFRFK, via the coding sequence atgaagCAGTCACTcctctttctttcatttcttctcttgaactctttcctttcttttgctgctGAAAAGCCTAACCCAGTGCTCGACCATGACGGGGACGAAATCCGCGCTGGTGTCGAGTACTACATCGTGTCCTCCATAAGGGGTGCTGGCGGTGGCGGCGTAACTTATGGCAGGAGCATCGGCAATGAAAGTTGCCCTCTGCCTGTTGTTCAGGAGAAACTTGATCTCTTACGAGGCCATCCAGTAACTTTTACACCGGTGAACTCAAAAGAAGGCGTGGTTCGTGTTTCCACTGATTTAAACATCAAGTTCTCTAAAGCAGCACCTGTTTGCAATGAATCAAATGTGTGGAAGCTTGATTTTGACGAAGAACTTGGACAACACTTTATACTGACTAATGGAGTTGAAGGGAACCCGGGATGCGGAACCATACACAATTGGTTTAAGATTGAAGGGCCATATCATAAAAGTTATAGGCTTGTTTTCTGTCCCACGGTTTGCAACATCTGTAATGTGATTTGCAAAGATGTTGGCGTCTTTTCTGATCGACGACTGGCTTTGGGTGGCACTAGGTCTTTCACGGTTTTTATCCAAAAGGCTCGAAGCATGAAAAATGCAGATATTCTTAAGTCCATTTCCTCTGCTTTCCGTTTCAAGTAA